A segment of the Oscillospiraceae bacterium genome:
CGCAGTGCGCCCAGATAGTTGCCTATTGTGAGTGTTCCGCTGGGCTGAACGCCCGAAAGTATTGTCTTCTTGGTGTTTTCCATTGTGATTTATCCTTTCAATCAGAGCATTTCCTTAATTGTCTGCGCCAGTGCCGCCACACCCGTGACAATCTGCTCGTCGGAGGGCATGGAGTAGTTCATGCGGAAGCAGTGGGTAGTTTCAGTCTCGTCCGCGAGGAACGCCGCGCCCGTAACAACCGCAACCTTCTTTTCCAGTGCCTTTTTGACAAAAGCGGCGACGTCAATGTGCTCCGGCAGTGTGCACCACAGGAACAGACCGCCCTGAGGACGGGTGAATTTAACGCAGTCGGGGAACTGCTTATCCATTTCGCTCAGCATGAGACGGCATTTTGCGCCGTACATATCGCAAATAGAGGCAATCTGTGCATCCAGGTCATACTGCTCCATAAAGCGGTCACACACCATCTGGAAGAATATATTTGTGTGAACGTCGTTAACCTGCTTTGCGACAACAACCTTCTGAATGACCTCCTCGGGTCCCTGCAAAAAGCCTATACGCATACCTGCGGACAAAATCTTGGAGAAGCTGGAGCAGTAGAGCACCAGTCCGTCCTCGTCAAAGGATTTCAAAGAGGGCACATGCTCACCTTCAAAACGAAGCTCGCCGTAGGGATTGTCCTCAAAAATAAGTATGCCGTATTCCTTGGCGATATTATACACCTCGCGGCGTTTTTCAAGCGACATTGTGATGCCGCTGGGGTTCTGGAAATTGGGGATTATGTAAAGAAGCTTTACCTTACCCTTATTCTTTTCAATAGCTTCACGCAGTGCGGCGGTGTCGATACCGTCATCCTTCACCTCAACGCCCACAAGCTTTGCGCCGTTGGCGCGGAAAGCGTTCATAGCACCGATAAAGCTGGGGTTTTCGCATATTACCACATCGCCCTCATTGCACAGAACCTTGCACACAAGGTCTGCCGCCTGCTGACCGCCTGTGGTGATGATAAGCTTGTCAAAGTCTTTGCCCATGCCGAATTTTTGTTTCTGGCGGGCGGTTATTTTTTCGATAAGTGCGGGATAGCCGTCGGTAATGCTGTACTGCAGGGAGGCAGCAGCACTTTTGGGGTCGGCAAAAATTTCGGCAGAAATTTTTGCAATGGCGTCCACGGGGAAGGATTTGGGATTGGGGTTTCCGCCTGCAAAGGAGATGATGGATGGGTCGGAAAGAGACTTGAAAATCTCACGTATTGCGGAGGGTTTTAAATTTGCCACTTTATCGGCGAATGTATAATTCACAAAGACACTTCCTTTACATTGATACTATTATAACCAATACATTGTATCACAAACCTTTCAAAAAATCAAGTCACACACCCAAAAAGTTACAATATATAATATTTGTGTAAAAATACTTCAAATGTATTGACAATACAGGCGATTTGTGATATAATATTCGGGATAAAAAAGCGCTGAAACGATGCGGTTAAAATAAAGATTGTGGGTCTTTTCGGTGCGCCGAAAAGACTTTTTTTGTAACGGAGGTTTAAATGAAGAGCTTACTCACACTTAAGGATCTTTCAACAGACGAAATTTTCTCCATTCTGGACCAGGCCGAGAAATTCCGCGGCGGCGAAAAGTGCAATTGCGGCGAGGGCAAAATTGTTGCCAATCTGTTTTTCGAGCCATCCACCAGAACCCATTACAGCTTTGAAGCGGCGGAATTGCGTCTGGGCTTGAGTACCATGGATTTTCTGCCCGAGGCATCTTCCATGAAAAAGGGCGAAACCTTTTACGACACGGTAAAAACCTTTGAAAGCCTGGGTGTTGATGCACTTGTAATCCGTCACAGCGTAAATGAGTTCTACAACGAAATAAAGAATGTCATTCCCCCCATACTCAATGCCGGCGACGGAACGGGTAACCACCCCACTCAGAGCCTTCTTGACCTTTTGACCATACGTGAGGAGTTCGGAAAATTTGAGGGGCTGAACATCGCCATTATCGGTGACGTAAAGCACTCACGTGTTGCTCACACCAACTTTGAGGTATTCAAGCGTCTGGGCATGAACACCTTCTACTCCTGCCCCGATGATTTCAGCGAGGATATCGCCCATGCTCACCCCATAACAATAGACGAAGCGGCAAAGGAAATGGATGTTGTAATGCTTCTCAGAGTTCAGCACGAGCGCCACGGCAAGGGCATGGTCATGACGGATGCGGAATACAACACCAGATACGGCATGAACAGAGCACGTCTGGACATGATGAAAAAGAACGCCATTATCATGCATCCCGCCCCCTTCAACCGCGGCTGTGAACTGACCGACGAGGTGGTGGAATGCGACAGAAGCCGTATCTTCAAGCAGATGGCTAACGGCGTATTCGTAAGAATGGCAGTGCTCAAGCGTGCCTTTGAGGACTGATTTTCGGAGGAAAAAATGAATCAACTTATAAAGGGTGCAAATATATATTACCGCGGCGCGTTCAAAAGGCTGGACGTGCTTATTTGCGACGGAATCATCAGCGATATAGCTGACAGTATCTCTTTTTCGGACAACACCCAGATTATAAACTGTCCGGACTGCTTTATGTTCCCCGGTTTTGCGGACGTTCACGTCCACTTCCGCGAGCCGGGATTTTCTTATAAGGAAACCATCAAAAACGGCTCAATGTGTGCCGCAAAGGGCGGATATACCGCCGTATGTCTCATGCCTAACCTTATCCCCGCTCCCGATACCCCCGAGCACATACAGGAGCAGCTTGACATAATCGAAAGAGACGCGGTTATAAAATGCTATCCGTACAGCTCCATAACCGTTGGACGCAAGGGCAGAGGCGAGCTTGTGGATATGGAAAAAATGTCGCGTTATGCCGTGGCATTCACCGATGACGGCACCGGCATCCAGGAAAAAGAGCTGATGGACAAGGCAATGAAGCAGGCGGCTAAAAGAAAGCTTCTCATTGCCGCTCACTGCGAGGACGAAAGCCTGTTAAACGGCGGATATATCCATGACGGCGAATATGCAAGGCTTAACGGTCACAAGGGAATAAGCTCCGAAAGCGAATACGCTCAGGTCGACCGTGATATAAAAATCTGCGAAAAGTACGGCACGCGTTATCACGTCTGCCATATTTCCACTGCCGAAACGGTAGAGCTGGTGAGAAAAGCAAAGGCGAAGGGTCTTAATGTTTCCTGCGAAACGGGTCCCCACTATCTTACCATGTGCGATATGGACATTGAGAACGAGGGCAGATTCAAAATGAACCCGCCTATACGAAGCGCCTCTGACCGCGATGCGCTGGTGCAGGGCATCGTTGACGGCACAATAGAAATAATCGCCACCGACCACGCTCCCCACTCCAAAAATGAAAAGAGAGGCGGACTGCGCGAAAGCCTTATGGGTGTTGTGGGTCTTGAGACCGCATTTCCCGTTCTGTACACCGAGCTTGTAAAAAAGGGAATTATAACGCTTGAAAAGCTTGTTGAGCTTATGTCGGTAAACCCCAGAAAGCGCTTCGGGCTGGAAAGTGCCGAAATTGAAAAGGGTGCCGAGGCAAACCTGTGCATCTGGCGTCTGAGCAGTAAATATACCGTAAACTCCGAGGATTTTATATCTGCGGGCAAGGCAACTCCATTTGAGGGCAAAGAGGTGTACGGTCAGAATCTTATGACCATTCTTGGTAAAAACACCGTGTGGAAAAGATAAAGCCGAAAGGAAAGAATATGAGTAATTTTAAAATAATATCGCAAAGAAAGCTGTGCGATGCGGTATATGAAATGATACTCGAGGGTGACACCTCCAAAATCACCGTTCCGGGTCAGTTTGTAAATATAAAGCTTCCCGAATTTTATCTGCGCCGTCCCATTTCGGTGTGCGACGTGCAGGAAAACAGACTTACTCTTATCTATAAGGTGGTAGGTAAGGGAACCGAAAAAATGGCGGCTCTTGCCGACGGATACGAATTTGACGTACTGTGCGGACTGGGCAACGGCTTTGAGGTGAGAGACGAAAAAAGCTGTGTACTGGTAGGCGGCGGCGTAGGCGTTCCACCCATGTACCTGTTGTGCAAAAGACTTATTGAAAAGGGCATAAAACCCACTGTTGTAATGGGCTTTGCAAGCAAAAAGGACGTATTTTACGAGGACGAGTTCAAGGCGCTGGGTGTTGAAGTAAAAATCGCCACCAACGACGGAACATACGGCACAAAGGGCTTTGTCACCACTATTCTCGACGGCATGGATTTTAAAGCTCTGTACGCCTGCGGACCTATGCCCATGCTGAAAGCACTCACAAAATACGACGCACACTGTCAGTTAAGCCTGGAGGAACGCATGGGTTGCGGCTTCGGTGCCTGCATGGGCTGCTCCATACAGACCAAAAACGGCTACAAAAGGGTATGCAAGGACGGACCCGTATTCAACAAGGAGGAACTGTTATGGGATACGATTTAAGTGTTGAGCTTTCGGGTGTAAAGCTGGATAATCCCGTAATTCCCGCCAGCGGAACCTTCGGCTTCGGTGCGGAATTCAACGAATATTACGACATAAACATTCTGGGCTCTTTGTCCTTCAAGGGTACAACCAAGGAACCCCGCTTCGGCAACCCCACTCCCCGTATCGCCGAGACTCCGTCGGGTATGCTCAATGCGGTAGGACTGCAAAACCCCGGTATAGAGTCGGTTATAAAAAACGAGCTTCCCAAGCTGAGAAGCTTCTTCAAAAAGCCCATTATTGCCAATATTTCGGGCTTTTCCCCCGAGGAATATCTGTACTGCTGTGAAAAAATCGACAAAGAGGAGCAGGTTGCCATTATCGAGGTCAACGTAAGCTGTCCCAACGTCAAGCACGGCGGTATGAGCTTCGGAACAAGCCCCGAAAGCGTTGGTTTTATAACAAAGGAAATCAAAAAAGTCACCAAAAAGCCCATTTACATAAAGCTTTCCCCTAATGTTACCGACATTGTTTCCATCGCCAAGGCATGTGAGGATGCGGGCGCGGACGGCGTCAGCCTTATAAACACTCTTATGGGCATGAGAATTGACCTTAAAACCCGTAAGCCCATTATCAAAAATGTGACAGGTGGTCTTTCGGGTCCTGCGGTATTCCCCGTAGCGCTGAGAATGGTATATCAGGTTGCACACGCGGTATCAATTCCCGTTATCGGCATGGGCGGTATTTCAACTGCCGAGGATGTCATCGAAATGATGATGGCAGGTGCGGATGCAGTTCAGGTAGGCGCGGCAAATCTTGTCAATCCCTATGCCTGCAAGGAAATAATTGAGGACCTTCCCCGTGTCATGGAAAAGTACGGAATAAAATCTCTTAAGGAATTAAAAGGATAAAATATGCATTACACTTCATTTTCTCTGGGCGGAAGCTGGACAATGGACTACTCCCCCGAGGTATACAACAAAAAAACAGTTCCCGAATTTACAGGCGCACAAATCGAAAACGCCGTTCCCGGATACTGGGAGGATATGACCGAAAGGTTTCTTGAAACTCCCTTTTTCCGCAATTTTGTAATAAACCCCGAGTATGGCTTACAGCAGTACCCCATCGCAGACGGTGTGCCGGATATGGCGCTTCCCAACATTGTGGGCAACTTCTTCTACCGCCGTACATTTATCCGTCCCGACGCAAAGGGCGAAGCGGTAATTCACTTTGAGGGCGTACAGAACTCGGTTTCGGTATGGCTTAACGGCGAATTTCTTTCAAGACATGAGGGTTACAGCACACCCTTTGACATAAAAATCCCCGACGGAATTCTCACCGACGTCGAAAACACTCTTGTGCTGTCGGTATCCAATATTCGCCTTGAGGGCTATGCCGGCGAGCCGGTTTCGGGAATTACCTCCCGCGCCGCAAGCGAATGCACAGGCGGTATCACGGGTGAGGTGGAATTGAGATTTTACCAAAGCCCCCTGCGTGATGCGGCACTGCTGGTTTCAAGCGACCTTAAGGAAATAAACGTTCAGCTGGATTCGGTAAGCGATGCAAAGTACACCTGGCAGGTATTGAAAAACGGTAACGTTATAAAAAGCGGAGAGGCTGAGGGCAATTTCACCTTCGACACCCGCGGACTTGCCCGCTGGTCACCCGAATGCCCCGAGCTTTACACGCTGAAAATCGCCTGCGGAGACAGCGTTCTTGAAAGAAGCTTCGGTGTACGCCGTCTCACTGCGGACGGAACGCGTCTTTTGCTCAACGGCAAGGCCTGCTTCCTGCGCGGCGTAACCGAGCATTGCTACTATCCCGAAACCGTAAATCCCCCTCACGATATCATCCATTACAGAAATGTCATAAAGAACCTAAAAAAGCTGGGCTTTAACTTTATCCGCTTCCATACCTACATTCCCACCGAGGAATATATGCAGGCGGCAGACGAATTAGGTATGCTTCTGCACGTGGAAAGCCCCAACAACACAAGTCTTTGCGAGTGGCGCGAAATAGTTGATTTCTGCCGCCGCCACACCTCTGTTGTGATATACTGCTGCGGTAACGAATTGTATATAGACGATGCCTTTATCGACCATCTGCGCCTTTGCGCGGAAGAGGTTCACCAAAAGACCGATTCTCTGTTCAGCCCCATGAGCGCCATGCGCGGACTGGAATACTGCTGGGAATGGTCTGAGCTTGAGGACGAGGCAACAATTTACGAGCCCTTCACTCACAACCCCAGAAGACTTGCTCTCACAGGCGAATTCTGCGATATGTACAGCAGCTATGCACGCGGTCTTCTCAGCTACACCTCGCTGGATGCCGACCCCGAAAAGCTGGATGACTGGTCAAAAGTGTACAACAAGCCCCGTGTAAGCCATGAAATATGCATCGACGGTACCTACACCGACCTCAGCTTAAAGTCGCGTTATGAGGGCACACGCATCGGCAAAATCGATATGTTCAATTCCATTGAGCGCCATCTGCGCGACAAGGGATTGCTTCATAAAGCTCCGCTGTACTTCAAAAACTCCTGTGAATGGCAGAGAAGAGTGCGCAAATACTGCTTTGAAGCGGCACGCCGTTGTAATAAGCTTGCAGGCTTTGATTTTCTGGGTCCCATCGACACCCACTGGCATACCTTCGGCTACGATGTGGGCATGATGAATGAGTTTTACGAGCTCAAGCCGGGTGAAACGGTACGCAACGTACTGATGTACAACTCCGAAACAGTACTCCTCACCGACCTTGGTACAGATGTTAACTTCACAAGTGAGGGTACCCTGTCCTGCGGAATATATGTCTCCCACTTCGGCATAACACGTCTTGTGGACGCAAAACTTTCCATCCGACTGGAGCTTGACGGAAGGATAATTCACCGCAATACCGTTCAGATTACAAATGGCGGTGTGGGCGGTGTGTTCAAGCTTTACGACCTTTCCACCGCTCTGCCCAAGGTTTGGGTGCCCGGCGAACTGAAGCTTTGCGTTGAACTGGACGACTGGAACACTCACGCGGAAAACGAATGGGAGCTTTACATTTTCCCCGAAACCGAAACTCCCCACGCCCCCGAGCTTGTCATTTCGGACGGCATGAGCGCCGACGAGCTTGAAAAGGCACTTTGCGACGGCAAGGATGTGGTTATATTCGGCGGTACTCCTTTTGCAACACTGCCCACCTCTTTCCGCATATCTCTTGCGGGCAGAACCTCGGGTAATCTTGCCACGGTTATTGCCGACCATCCCGCTCTTGGCGGACTTCCCCATGAAGGCTTCTGCGGCTGGCAGTTCCGCAGACTTATGGAAGACGGCAGTGCGGTATGCTTTGAAAGCGACAATGTACCCTTTGACCCCATTATCGAGGTGGTTTCCACCCACAAATATGCCATCCGTCAGTCGGCACTGTTCGAATTCAGAGCGCTGAACGGAAGACTTCTGGTGTGCAGTTTTAACTTCTCCGACAGCGACCCTGCGGCAAAATGGCTGAAAAACAGACTTATCTCCTATGCCGCAAGCGACAGCTTTGACCCTGCAAACACCATTGATGCCGACGGCTTGAGGGCACTTATAAACGGCAAGGTCAAGAAAACCGCCGCAAATACCAATCTTGCCGCAAACCTCAACGACAAGACCATGAGAAGAAAGAAAAATTAAGGAGTAATATATGAAAGACGTTATTATTGCCTGCGACTTTGACAGCCGCGAAAAAACCATGAGCTTTCTCGAAAAATTCGAGGGCAAAAAGCCGTTTGTGAAAATCGGCATGGAGCTTTTCTACGCCGAGGGCAGAAGCCTTGTGGAGCAGATTAAAAACAGAGGTCACAAGATTTTCCTGGACCTCAAGCTTCACGACATTCCCACCACCGTTAAAAAGGCTATGTCGGTACTGAGTGCCATGGATGTGGACATAGTAAATCTCCACGCCGCAGGCACCTCCGCCATGATGAGTGCCGCTCTGGAGGGTCTTACCCGTCCCGACGGAACACGCCCTCTGCTTATTGCGGTAACCCAGCTCACCTCTACCTCGCAGGAGGTAATGACCAACGAGCTGTACATTGACCGCG
Coding sequences within it:
- a CDS encoding dihydroorotate dehydrogenase electron transfer subunit; the protein is MSNFKIISQRKLCDAVYEMILEGDTSKITVPGQFVNIKLPEFYLRRPISVCDVQENRLTLIYKVVGKGTEKMAALADGYEFDVLCGLGNGFEVRDEKSCVLVGGGVGVPPMYLLCKRLIEKGIKPTVVMGFASKKDVFYEDEFKALGVEVKIATNDGTYGTKGFVTTILDGMDFKALYACGPMPMLKALTKYDAHCQLSLEERMGCGFGACMGCSIQTKNGYKRVCKDGPVFNKEELLWDTI
- a CDS encoding PLP-dependent aminotransferase family protein — encoded protein: MNYTFADKVANLKPSAIREIFKSLSDPSIISFAGGNPNPKSFPVDAIAKISAEIFADPKSAAASLQYSITDGYPALIEKITARQKQKFGMGKDFDKLIITTGGQQAADLVCKVLCNEGDVVICENPSFIGAMNAFRANGAKLVGVEVKDDGIDTAALREAIEKNKGKVKLLYIIPNFQNPSGITMSLEKRREVYNIAKEYGILIFEDNPYGELRFEGEHVPSLKSFDEDGLVLYCSSFSKILSAGMRIGFLQGPEEVIQKVVVAKQVNDVHTNIFFQMVCDRFMEQYDLDAQIASICDMYGAKCRLMLSEMDKQFPDCVKFTRPQGGLFLWCTLPEHIDVAAFVKKALEKKVAVVTGAAFLADETETTHCFRMNYSMPSDEQIVTGVAALAQTIKEML
- a CDS encoding dihydroorotate dehydrogenase produces the protein MGYDLSVELSGVKLDNPVIPASGTFGFGAEFNEYYDINILGSLSFKGTTKEPRFGNPTPRIAETPSGMLNAVGLQNPGIESVIKNELPKLRSFFKKPIIANISGFSPEEYLYCCEKIDKEEQVAIIEVNVSCPNVKHGGMSFGTSPESVGFITKEIKKVTKKPIYIKLSPNVTDIVSIAKACEDAGADGVSLINTLMGMRIDLKTRKPIIKNVTGGLSGPAVFPVALRMVYQVAHAVSIPVIGMGGISTAEDVIEMMMAGADAVQVGAANLVNPYACKEIIEDLPRVMEKYGIKSLKELKG
- the pyrF gene encoding orotidine-5'-phosphate decarboxylase, with the translated sequence MKDVIIACDFDSREKTMSFLEKFEGKKPFVKIGMELFYAEGRSLVEQIKNRGHKIFLDLKLHDIPTTVKKAMSVLSAMDVDIVNLHAAGTSAMMSAALEGLTRPDGTRPLLIAVTQLTSTSQEVMTNELYIDRDINEVVAGYAANAKSAGLDGVVCSPLEAGLVKERCGKEFLTVTPGIRFADGDVADQKRVTTPAKAREIGTDFIVVGRPITAADDPVAAYERCMKEFAY
- a CDS encoding dihydroorotase; the protein is MNQLIKGANIYYRGAFKRLDVLICDGIISDIADSISFSDNTQIINCPDCFMFPGFADVHVHFREPGFSYKETIKNGSMCAAKGGYTAVCLMPNLIPAPDTPEHIQEQLDIIERDAVIKCYPYSSITVGRKGRGELVDMEKMSRYAVAFTDDGTGIQEKELMDKAMKQAAKRKLLIAAHCEDESLLNGGYIHDGEYARLNGHKGISSESEYAQVDRDIKICEKYGTRYHVCHISTAETVELVRKAKAKGLNVSCETGPHYLTMCDMDIENEGRFKMNPPIRSASDRDALVQGIVDGTIEIIATDHAPHSKNEKRGGLRESLMGVVGLETAFPVLYTELVKKGIITLEKLVELMSVNPRKRFGLESAEIEKGAEANLCIWRLSSKYTVNSEDFISAGKATPFEGKEVYGQNLMTILGKNTVWKR
- a CDS encoding aspartate carbamoyltransferase catalytic subunit; this translates as MKSLLTLKDLSTDEIFSILDQAEKFRGGEKCNCGEGKIVANLFFEPSTRTHYSFEAAELRLGLSTMDFLPEASSMKKGETFYDTVKTFESLGVDALVIRHSVNEFYNEIKNVIPPILNAGDGTGNHPTQSLLDLLTIREEFGKFEGLNIAIIGDVKHSRVAHTNFEVFKRLGMNTFYSCPDDFSEDIAHAHPITIDEAAKEMDVVMLLRVQHERHGKGMVMTDAEYNTRYGMNRARLDMMKKNAIIMHPAPFNRGCELTDEVVECDRSRIFKQMANGVFVRMAVLKRAFED